Proteins from a single region of Anastrepha ludens isolate Willacy chromosome 5, idAnaLude1.1, whole genome shotgun sequence:
- the LOC128863630 gene encoding uncharacterized protein LOC128863630, giving the protein MSYLLTEIALEMLGYKFYDIDGKFGPTSFQQIGIVKQSQSNEFSGELLQTIIGFETENLNGNIGTESNRESTVEGVQYCDDLDIPEKKSGHTRTFSAGLKKLLDLEYERLRSQVEQTVHRDTESFIDKNGGIPMEGAIQDILKTFMLREKDKLEKEAQTLQCFRKLVEKSTFKMDQDVYNQYKKVFVASNKTKSACVD; this is encoded by the coding sequence ATGTCATATTTACTAACTGAAATAGCTCTCGAAATGTTAGGTTACAAGTTTTATGATATTGATGGGAAGTTCGGTCCTACAAGTTTTCAACAAATTGGCATTGTTAAGCAATCTCAATCAAATGAATTTTCGGGTGAACTTCTACAAACAATTATCGGATTTGAAACAGAAAATTTGAATGGAAATATTGGAACAGAGAGCAATCGCGAAAGTACTGTCGAAGGTGTACAATATTGCGATGATTTGGATATTCCAGAAAAAAAATCTGGTCATACGCGTACTTTCTCTGCAGGTTTGAAAAAGCTCTTGGATCTTGAATACGAGAGACTTCGCAGTCAGGTAGAACAAACGGTACATCGTGATACAGAaagttttattgataaaaacgGTGGTATTCCAATGGAAGGCGCAATTCAAGATATCCTAAAGACTTTTATGCTTAGAGAAAAGGATAAATTGGAGAAGGAGGCGCAAACATTGCAATGTTTTCGAAAACTGGTGGAAAAAAGCACATTTAAAATGGACCAGGATGTTTACAatcaatataaaaaagttttcgttgctagtaataaaacaaaatcagctTGTGTAGATTGA
- the LOC128863629 gene encoding protein slowmo: MKIWTSEHTFNHPWETVTQAAWRKYPNPMTPSIIGTDVVERKVVDGVLHTHRLVQSKWYFPKWTQSLIGTAKTCFASERSTVDPQRKQMVLKTINLTFCRHISVDEVLYYEPHPTDSTKTLLKQEASVSVQGVPLCHYMEDMLTSTISKNAGKGRQGLEWVIGRINEEVKGITETADDFLMKTKHSLDDMTESARKSMDEISAQAAKHIRI, encoded by the coding sequence ATGAAGATTTGGACATCGGAGCACACATTTAACCACCCATGGGAAACGGTTACGCAGGCTGCTTGGCGAAAATATCCGAATCCTATGACACCATCTATAATTGGCACAGATGTTGTAGAGCGTAAAGTAGTGGATGGAGTTTTGCACACGCACCGCCTTGTCCAATCGAAATGGTACTTCCCGAAATGGACACAGTCATTGATTGGTACTGCTAAAACATGTTTCGCAAGTGAACGTTCCACAGTGGACCCGCAACGAAAACAAATGGTTCTCAAAACCATTAACTTAACTTTCTGTAGGCACATTTCTGTAGATGAGGTTCTCTATTATGAACCACATCCCACAGATTCCACTAAAACTCTACTAAAACAGGAGGCATCTGTTAGTGTGCAAGGTGTTCCATTATGCCACTATATGGAGGATATGCTTACGTCAACAATCAGTAAGAATGCTGGCAAAGGTCGTCAGGGACTTGAATGGGTAATTGGACGTATAAATGAAGAAGTTAAAGGTATTACCGAAACCGCAGATGACTTCTTAATGAAGACGAAACATTCCCTGGATGATATGACGGAGAGTGCGCGCAAAAGTATGGACGAAATAAGCGCGCAAGCGGCAAAGCATATTCGTATATAA